The genomic interval GCAGCTCAATCTTCGGTTAAAAAAGGGGAGACTTTGATTGATACTGTAAACAATATCCTTTCGATGAAAGTGGATATGGTTGTAATGCGCCACTCTAATCCTGGAGCGGCTTATTTTTTATCTAAAAATGTCAAAGCCAGTATCGTAAACGCTGGAGACGGAGCACACGAACATCCAACTCAGGCTTTGTTAGATAGTTATTCCATAAGAGAAAAACTGGGAGATGTTGCCGGAAAAAAAGTAGTTATTGTAGGCGATATTCTGCATTCGCGTGTAGCGCTTTCAAACATATATGCTTTGCAGATGCAAGGCGCAGAAGTAAAAGTTTGCGGACCAAAAACGCTGATTCCGAGATATATTGAATCGCTTGGTGTAACGGTTGAACCAAATTTACGCAAAGCATTAGAATGGTGTGATGTTGCGAATATGCTTAGAGTTCAAAACGAGCGTATGGATGTGAATTTCTTCCCGTCAACACGTGAGTACGCACAACAATACGGAGTAGACAAACCGCTTTTAGATTCACTTGGAAAAGAAATCGTAATCATGCACCCAGGACCAATCAATAGAGGAGTAGAGATTACTTCTGAAGTTGCCGATTCAGATCATTCGGTGATTTTGAATCAGGTGGAGAATGGTGTTGCGATTAGAATGGCGGTTATTTATTTGCTGGCTTCTAAGATTCAGTAGTTTTTAGTATTCCGTCGCAGTGACAGTTTTCAGTTTTGAAACGGGTGTCACACTGAGCGATCCCGAGGCTTCGGGAGAAGTGCTTTTAAAAACAAAACGTGCTTTGCAAACGTGGCTTCGACTTCGCTCAGCCTGACAAACTTGTAACCTTAAACTTTAAACCTGAAACCAAAAAATAAAAAAACTTCGTACCTTAGCTCTCAGAAAATCAATTTTTATATAAGCCCCTTAAATTATAAAATGAAAGTAGATCAAAAAGGACATACCGTTACGATTAAAGACACGCAAGGAGATGTAAATGCTTTCTTGGAAAAAGTAACGCAACAATTTAAAACCTTTGAAAAACAAAATATTATCATCGATTTATCTGCTGATTCTATCTCAGAAAAAGATTTGAAGGCTTTTTTACCGCTTTCTAAGCAGCATAAAAAAGCAAAAAAATCGTTTGTAATCGTTGCAACCGATCTTGATTTTAATGCTATTTCTGATAAATTAGCGGTTGTTCCTTCACTTTTAGAAGCGCACGATATTATCGAAATGGAAGAAATCGAAAGAGACTTAGGATTTTAGATTTCAGATTTTAGACTTTAGATTTTAGATTATACCTGAATCTAAAATGGTTTCTCAATTCTAAAATATTTTCCTTAATCTAAAATCTAAAATCAACAATCTAAAATGAAGCTTACTATACTTGGCTGTTATGCCGCAACTCCCAGAACACTTACTAATCCGACTTCGCAGGTTTTAGAAATTAAAAATCGATTGTTTTTAATTGACTGCGGTGAAGGAACTCAGGTTCAGCTTCGAAAGAATAAAATTAAATTCTCTAAAATTAATCACATCTTTATTTCGCATCTTCACGGAGATCATTTGTTTGGGTTAATTGGGACTATCTCTACATTTTCTCTTTTAGGAAGAACAACCGATTTACATATTTATGGTCCAAAAGGAATTAAGGAATTGATTTTGCTTCAATTGAAATTGACAGAATCGTGGACCACTTATTCTTTGTTTTTCCATGAATTAGAATCAAAAGAAAGTGAAGTTATTTTTGAAGATAAAAAAGTAATTGTAAAAACAATTCCGTTAAAACATAGGGTTTATACCAATGGTTACCATTTTCAAGAAAAACCAGATGAAAGAAAGCTGAATGTAGAGGCAGTGCAGCAGTATGATGTTCATGTTGCTTATTATCAGAAAATAAAAAATGGAGGCGATATTACATTGGATGATGGAACTGTAGTTGAAAACAAAAAATTGACTTTTGATCCGCCGCCCACAAAAAGTTATGCTTTTTGCTCGGACACCGTTTATAATGAATCGATAATTCCAATCATTGAAAATACGGATATTTTATATCACGAATCGACTTTTTTAGAATCGGAAGCAAGATTGGCAGAAAAGACATTGCATTCTACAGCAAAAGAAGCTGCCAGAATTGCTTTAAAGGCAAATGTAAAACATTTGATACTTGGGCATTATTCAACGCGATATGATGGCTTAGAACCATTTAAAAAAGAAGCAGAAGAAGTTTTTCCAAATGTGCTTTTAGCAGATGATGGTTTAAGTTTTGAATTTTGATTAATTAGGGACAAAGAGACAAAGGAACAAAGAGGCAAAGGTTTGAAACCTGAAACTTGAAACCTGAAACAAAAAAACAAAAACTTATGAGCGATTTAAGTAATTATAGAAGATCTTACGAGAAAAGTGAATTGTTAGAAACTAATATTCCAGAAGATCCCATTAATCTTTTTAATAGATGGTTTCACGAAGTAGAAGATTTCGGTGGAAGTGGTGAGGTCAATGCTATGACTGTTTCTACAATTGGTTTAGATGGTTTTCCGAAATCTCGTGTTGTGTTGTTGAAGAAATTTTCTGAAGAAGGATTTATATTTTATACTAACTATCATTCTGAAAAAGGAAAGGCAATTGAAAACAATCCAAATGTTTGTTTGTCTTTTTTTTGGCAGGAAATGGAACGTCAGGTTATTATTAAAGGAATTGCCCAAAAAACTTCCGAAATTATTTCAGACAATTATTTTGATTCACGTCCAGACGGAAGTAAACTTGGTGCAATTGTTTCACACCAAAGTGAAGTAATTCCGTCAAGAGATTTTTTAGAAGAAAACTTAAAGAAAATCGAAGCAGAGTTTGAAGGAAAATCAATTCCAAGACCTGAAAATTGGGGAGGATATATTGTCACACCGTTACAAGTAGAATTTTGGCAGGGAAGGGCTAATAGACTGCACGACAGGATTCGTTATACTAGCCAATCTGACTTTTCATGGAAGATTGAAAGACTTTCGTCTTGATTTGTAGGAATTTTATATTTCATTAAAAAAAAGAGATGTATTTCATCGATTAATTTTGTAGTTTAGCGACAAATTGAATACGTTTGGTAAAGAAATCAGACGATATTTATTCAAACATAAATTTAAAGGATTTGCCCCACATTTACTTTAAACTGCTAAAATGCTATTGATTATGAAAAAGATTAAGCGCATCATGTTGTTCATTGCGATTGTTATCGCAATGAACTCATGTACTGCAGACACCGCCGAAGGAAGCGTGGATAATAATCCGATAGAAGCGCTCGTTACTAATTACTCTTACAACGACTCAGAACTTTTAACATTGAAGCTCATAGACGAATACCGCGTTAGTGTTGGTTTAAATGCTTTAGAACGAGTGAATCATATATCTTCTAAATGTGAAGAGCATAATGCTTATATGATTGAAAATAATGTTGTAGATCACAATGATTTTGTCGAAAGATCTCAAAATATTACTAGTGTTTTAGGAGCCAAAAAAGTTGGTGAAAACGTTGCCTACAACTATAAAACTCCTGAAGCGGCTTTGAGAGCCTGGCTGGAGAGTCCAGGCCACAAAGCAAATATCGAAGGCGATTATACGCATTTTGGTATAGCTGTAACAACAGATGCTGCTACTGGTAAAAAATATTACACTAACATTTTTGCTAAGTTGTAAAAAAAACTTGAACTGGTTGGTTTTTTAGAGATCGTTGTAATTCGTAGAGTTACAACGATTTTTTTATATAAAAAAAGCTGTCTAGATAGACAGCTTTTTCAGTTGGTTATGTTAGTAATTAAAAAAATTACAAAGCAGTTATAATAAACTCACTTCGTCTATTAGCTTGATGCTCTTCTTCGGTACATTTAACTCCGTCTGAACATTTATTTACAAGTTGCGTTTCACCATAGCCTTTTCCGGTTAATCGGTTTGGCGATATACCGTTTTTAATAAGCCATTTAATGGTAGATTTTGCTCTTCTTTCAGATAAAGCGGCATTGTATTGATGTGTTGCTCTGCTGTCTGTGTGCGAACGAATATCTAATTTCATTGTTGGATTTTCGTTTAAAACCACTAATATTTTTTCTAAATCTAAAGCAGCCTCTGTTCTAATATTCGATTTGTCTAAATCAAAATAGATCATTTTAATGCCAAAACATACACCTAAATCATCTCCAATGGTAACTTTACAGCTTGATTTTTCTAACGCAATTGGCAGACTTGTTGTACCAGTTGTTTTTGAAATAGTTACAGTTACTTCTTTTGTATTATATTCTGGTTTTTCAGCTCTTACAAAATAGATTTTTCCGCATTCTACAGGGAAAGTATATTTTCCTGATCCATCACTAAAAGTTTCATTTTTAATGTTCATTTGATCATCATATAAAGTCACTTTTGTACCTGGCAGAATAGTTCCTGTTTCAGCGTCTGTGATTACGCCTTCAAGCTGTTGCTCACATTTTAGTTTTCTTGTTTCTAAGAATTTGTAAATATCATCAGAACCTTGACCGCCATCTTTATTTGAAGTAAAATAACCTCTTCTTGAAGTTGGATCAATAATGTAGGCGAAATCATCTTTAGGAGAATTTACATCTGCTCCGATATTTTGAACGTTGCTAATTTTTCCGTCTTTATCAATATTGGCAACAAAAACATCTAAACCTCCAAGACCAGGATATCCGTCTGATGAAAAATAAATTTCATTTTCTTTAGTCACAAAAGGAAAGGTTTCTTTTCCTTCGGTATTAATTTCTTTTCCAAGATTTTCAGGAGTTCCAAATCCGCCATTTGCATTAATACTAACTTTATACAAATCAGACTGACCAAAAGATCCGGGCATGTCTGAAGAAAAATATAATGTTTTTTCGTCAGGACTTAATGCAGGATGTCCATTACTATAATTATCGCTATTAAATGGAAGTTCAATAATGTTGTCCCATTTATTATCAGCATTTAAAGTTGCTTTATAAATTTTTATTAAAGTAATTCTATTTTCATTTTTCCCTTTTTTACCATCAATATAATTGTTTCTTGTAAAATAAACTGTTTTGCCATCTTGTGTAAAAACAGGAGATGCTTCGTGAAATTTGGTGTTTATTGCCGATTTAAATTTTTTGACTTTACCCGCATTTCCGTTTTGAGGATCTACGTCAGCATTGTAAATATTAGTAAAATATTCACCTGTCCATTGATGCTTGCGTTTCGTAAAATTTCCGGTATCTCTTGCCGATGCAAAATATATTTTGTTATTATAGACAAAAGATCCATAATCTGAGTATTTGCTGTTTATGCCGGCATCTTCAATTTTATATCTTCCTGAATTGGCTTTAATTTCATCCAGATAATTTACATTGTCTTTATAAAGTTTACCTCTAACATCATTTTTTGATTTCGCATAAAATTGATCTAGAAGCGAATTCGCTTTATTGTTCTCGCCAATTGATTTTAGAGATTGGGCATATCTATAATAATATTCAGGCTCTACAGAAGTATTCATGGTAAACAATTCACCATACCATTTTGCGGCATTGGCAAAATCAGAATTAAAATAGTAAGAATTCCCTAGCTTTTTAAACATATCCTCAGATTTGTATCCTTTATTGGCTACTTTTTCATATGTTTTAATAGCGTCTACATAAGCATAACTGTCATATTTCTTATCTCCAGAAGCTATTTTCGCTTTTTGCGCATAACTGCCAAATGAAAAAGCACTGATAATGGTTAAGAGAAGTAGTGTATAGTTTTTCATGATGCGATGTTTTTAGAAGAAACGAGGAGTTGTCATTTTACTATTGTATTTGAAAAGTTCGAAACGAAGGAAGATTTCATGAGAACCAGAATTATATCTTCTCAGCCTGGTTGTTTCATTGTCATAACCATATCCAAGATATAAGCCATCAGTAAGTTGAAATCCAGCCATGGCACTTACTGCTGCATCCCATCTGTAGGCAACACCTAGAGTTAGTTTTTCGAAGAATAAAAAGTTTGCTGATGCATCAACCTGAAGAGGTGCACCTTCAACCATTTTAGCTAAAACTGCTGGTTTGAATTTTATTTCCTGAGAAAGATCAAAAACATAACCTCCCATTAAATAATAATTTATTTGATCCTTATAAATTGCCACATCGTTATCATCATAACGATTAGTCTGAATGAAATTTGGCACAGATAAACCGATGTATGCTTTACTAGAATGCCAGTAAATTCCAGCTCCTATGTTTGGTGAAAAGTCGTTGTTTAAGTTTTGAAATTGTTTATCTCCAGCTGTTTCAGGATCTAGTTTGTTGATATCAAGATTAAAAATATCTGCAGTACCTTTTACTCCAAACGAAAGTTTCCATGATTCTGATGTTGGAACAGTATAAGAAAGATCTACAGAAAATTGATTTTCGGTTGTAGGTCCAATTTTATCATTAACTAAAGATACACCAAGTCCAACATTACTATTATTAATTGGCGTATTAACAGATATTGCATTGGTTTTAGGTGCTCCATCTAATCCTACCCATTGATCACGGTGCAATGCAAAAACGCTTAATGCACCACGAGAACCAGCATAAGCAGGATTTATGTTAATTGTATTGTACATATATTGCGTAAACTGCGCATCTTGCTGTGCATAACCGCTATAGGTAACTAACAGAATGACGAAAAAAAATAATTTTGTTCTCATAGTAAATGGATTATTTTTATTATTACTATTGGCTTTTAAAAAATTAAAAATCAATGTAGTATTTCATGTATGCTTGTTTTTTACATGAAATTTGATAATACACTGCAAAGTTTATTTGCAGTGTATTTTGGTTGGTTGTTATTTGGATAGATATAAATAACCGCTTAATTTATTGTCTTGAAGGTTATTATTGCCGTCTAGAGACTTATAATGTATAATATAGAAATAAGTTCCAGTAGGTAATCCGTCAGCTTGTTTGACAGTTGTTCTTCCTCTTGAAATTCCATCAAACGCATTTGTTGCATTGTTGTAATTTTTAGTTTCAAAAACTAAAATTCCCCAACGGTTATAGATTTCGACAGTATTTTCAGGATAACAAGTTAAATTATCAATATTATCAATTTTGAATGTATCATTTACTGTATCACCATTCGGAGAGAAAGCATTGTGAGCATATACCTTTTCGCAAGCCAAAACTTTACAATCATCATTTGCTTCCATATTCAGAATGATGCTTCTAGGACATTTTTCATCGGCAATTAGGTATTCTAAAACATAATTTCCTAATGCCAATCCAAATGGATTAAATATATTTCCTTGAAGTGCATTTGAATTACTTCTGTCTACCCATGTTCCTGTTGTCGGACTTCCTTCTGGAAGCAAACTAGTCAAATTAAGAAGCGATGAATCGTCTGTACAAGCTGTACTGCTAAATTGCGTTGTACCATTAGGAACTACAACAATTGTAACAATAGCGCTGTCGCAGTTTTCAGAACTTAATTTGTCACAGATTCTATAGCTGTAAGTATAAGTTCCTGCTGGCGTTAAACTTGATACCGTAACATTTCCAGAATTGCTAATCGTAATATTTGGATCTGTTTTGCTATTGTTATCGCTAAGAAGTGTAAAGTTTACTATTTCTAAAGTAACAGGAGTTATGCCTTTTAAATCATTGCTTAAAACATTACCTACTACTCCAAAAGTATTGCATCCAATATTACTGTAAGTGTCGTCATTGGCAACAACAGGAGTCGGTGGTGCTGCAGGAGTAGTAACTGTTACTGTAACTACGGCAGTATCACAATTTCCAAAATCAGCTTTTTCGCAAATTTGGTAAGTCAATGAATATGTTCCTGCAGGTGTATTTGGAGCAACATTAACTGAACCGTCAGGATTTAAAGTTAATGCTCCTTTTGGATCAGGAATAGTTGTTGTTAATGTAACGTCGTTTATGCTTACTACAGTACCGTTTAATGTATCGTTGGTTAAAACATTTACAGCATTATTTGCTCCCGTTACTCCATTTATAGGACCGGCAGTATCATCATTAGCAATAATTGCAAATGTTGGGCGAGCTGTACAATAAGGATCAGAAGGAGGATAATTTACTGTAATGGTTTCGCTTGGATTTAGAGAAAATGTCAAATTAGCTGTTGGACGCAATTTCTCAAAACCATCTGCACCTTGAACCCATTTGTTGTTTTCGAAAACCCATCCTGGCCAATCAATTCCTTTTCCATTACCATCTACAACAGCTCCCGGCCATAAAATACGTCCGCTTAATGGTTGATTATTCATCGTTGTAATAGCATTATTACTGCTATCTGACCATACAATGCTTACACCGTTTGTAGGAGTAAAGTTTAAAGCTGTTACCACATAATCAATATACGGAACATCGTTTACGCATATTGGAGTTGCAGAAACTGTAATTTTTGGAGCCACAATAGTAATAGTAACTGTTGCAGTATCGCAATTATTAGTTTGATTGGCTTCACAAATTTGATATACTAAAGTTAATGTTCCTTCCGGTGCATTTGGTAATACATCTACAGAACCATTCGGATTTAGTTGTAAAAAGGCATTTGGTGTTACTGTTGTCAAAATTACATTCGATGGAGTAGCTGGTGCGCCATCCAGAGTGTCGTTTGAAAAAACATTTAAAACATTTGTTGTAGGATGATTAACACCAGTAATTGGTCCAGCAGTATCATCATTTGCTATAATAACTTTTTTGCAGTTTATGGTAAATGTCTGAACTAATTCAGTCTTGTTTCCAGCACAATCTGTTAATGTATATGTTCTCGTTACGATGTTTACGTTTCCATCACAGCCGTTATTTGTATCTCTTACGGTGATATTAACAGTCGAACTGCAATTATCCGCCGCATCTTTAATATCCGCTGGACTTCCCACTGGAATTAAATCAATGCTTGCTAAATTATTTACATTCGCAGGAGCTGTTCCAGTTGGAGCAGTTGTGTCTCTCACTGTGATGATTTGTGTGTAAGAAACCGTATTTCCTCCGCAATCACTAGTTTTCCAAGTACGCGTTAAAGTATAATTAGAAGAACAGCCATTTTGGATATCCGATTTTATTTCAGAAAATACTACTGGCAAATTTCCATTACAATTATCTGAAGCTGTCATTTCTGCGGCTTCTGGAACAGCATCACACGAAACAGTAATATTATGTGGAAGATTTCCTGTAAACGTTGGAGCAGTAGTATCTTGAATTGTAATTATCTGTGTAAAAGTATCAGAAGTATTTCCGCAATCGTCTTTAACAGTCCAAGTATTGGTGTAAGTTCCTGCATTTGCACATGTTGCAGAAGCCGTAAATACACCACTTACTTTTACAATATTCGTTACGTCTGCATCGCAAGAATCTGTAGCAGTTGGAAATAATGTTTGAGCATCCGCTAAAGCATTTGCATCGCTGCATTCTATAGTTTTGTCTAAAGATCCAGCTAAAGTTGTCCAAGTTGGAGCTGTATTGTCTTGTACAATAATGGTCTGTGAAACAGGAAGTGAAATGTTTCCGCAAGCATCTTTTGCAGTCCAAGTTCTTGTTTTTGTATAAGAGCCCGCGCAATTTCCAGCAACAATGTCATCTACATAAGTTAATGAAGAAACGGTTCCACTATTATCAGTTGCAGTTGC from Flavobacterium sp. YJ01 carries:
- a CDS encoding aspartate carbamoyltransferase catalytic subunit, whose translation is MKELSVNHLLGIKYINENDINLIFETADHFKEVINRPIKKVPSLRDITIANIFFENSTRTKLSFELAQKRLSADVISFSAAQSSVKKGETLIDTVNNILSMKVDMVVMRHSNPGAAYFLSKNVKASIVNAGDGAHEHPTQALLDSYSIREKLGDVAGKKVVIVGDILHSRVALSNIYALQMQGAEVKVCGPKTLIPRYIESLGVTVEPNLRKALEWCDVANMLRVQNERMDVNFFPSTREYAQQYGVDKPLLDSLGKEIVIMHPGPINRGVEITSEVADSDHSVILNQVENGVAIRMAVIYLLASKIQ
- a CDS encoding ribonuclease Z, whose amino-acid sequence is MKVDQKGHTVTIKDTQGDVNAFLEKVTQQFKTFEKQNIIIDLSADSISEKDLKAFLPLSKQHKKAKKSFVIVATDLDFNAISDKLAVVPSLLEAHDIIEMEEIERDLGF
- a CDS encoding ribonuclease Z, whose protein sequence is MKLTILGCYAATPRTLTNPTSQVLEIKNRLFLIDCGEGTQVQLRKNKIKFSKINHIFISHLHGDHLFGLIGTISTFSLLGRTTDLHIYGPKGIKELILLQLKLTESWTTYSLFFHELESKESEVIFEDKKVIVKTIPLKHRVYTNGYHFQEKPDERKLNVEAVQQYDVHVAYYQKIKNGGDITLDDGTVVENKKLTFDPPPTKSYAFCSDTVYNESIIPIIENTDILYHESTFLESEARLAEKTLHSTAKEAARIALKANVKHLILGHYSTRYDGLEPFKKEAEEVFPNVLLADDGLSFEF
- the pdxH gene encoding pyridoxamine 5'-phosphate oxidase, whose product is MSDLSNYRRSYEKSELLETNIPEDPINLFNRWFHEVEDFGGSGEVNAMTVSTIGLDGFPKSRVVLLKKFSEEGFIFYTNYHSEKGKAIENNPNVCLSFFWQEMERQVIIKGIAQKTSEIISDNYFDSRPDGSKLGAIVSHQSEVIPSRDFLEENLKKIEAEFEGKSIPRPENWGGYIVTPLQVEFWQGRANRLHDRIRYTSQSDFSWKIERLSS
- a CDS encoding CAP domain-containing protein; translated protein: MLLIMKKIKRIMLFIAIVIAMNSCTADTAEGSVDNNPIEALVTNYSYNDSELLTLKLIDEYRVSVGLNALERVNHISSKCEEHNAYMIENNVVDHNDFVERSQNITSVLGAKKVGENVAYNYKTPEAALRAWLESPGHKANIEGDYTHFGIAVTTDAATGKKYYTNIFAKL
- a CDS encoding OmpA family protein, with amino-acid sequence MKNYTLLLLTIISAFSFGSYAQKAKIASGDKKYDSYAYVDAIKTYEKVANKGYKSEDMFKKLGNSYYFNSDFANAAKWYGELFTMNTSVEPEYYYRYAQSLKSIGENNKANSLLDQFYAKSKNDVRGKLYKDNVNYLDEIKANSGRYKIEDAGINSKYSDYGSFVYNNKIYFASARDTGNFTKRKHQWTGEYFTNIYNADVDPQNGNAGKVKKFKSAINTKFHEASPVFTQDGKTVYFTRNNYIDGKKGKNENRITLIKIYKATLNADNKWDNIIELPFNSDNYSNGHPALSPDEKTLYFSSDMPGSFGQSDLYKVSINANGGFGTPENLGKEINTEGKETFPFVTKENEIYFSSDGYPGLGGLDVFVANIDKDGKISNVQNIGADVNSPKDDFAYIIDPTSRRGYFTSNKDGGQGSDDIYKFLETRKLKCEQQLEGVITDAETGTILPGTKVTLYDDQMNIKNETFSDGSGKYTFPVECGKIYFVRAEKPEYNTKEVTVTISKTTGTTSLPIALEKSSCKVTIGDDLGVCFGIKMIYFDLDKSNIRTEAALDLEKILVVLNENPTMKLDIRSHTDSRATHQYNAALSERRAKSTIKWLIKNGISPNRLTGKGYGETQLVNKCSDGVKCTEEEHQANRRSEFIITAL
- a CDS encoding type IX secretion system membrane protein PorP/SprF produces the protein MRTKLFFFVILLVTYSGYAQQDAQFTQYMYNTININPAYAGSRGALSVFALHRDQWVGLDGAPKTNAISVNTPINNSNVGLGVSLVNDKIGPTTENQFSVDLSYTVPTSESWKLSFGVKGTADIFNLDINKLDPETAGDKQFQNLNNDFSPNIGAGIYWHSSKAYIGLSVPNFIQTNRYDDNDVAIYKDQINYYLMGGYVFDLSQEIKFKPAVLAKMVEGAPLQVDASANFLFFEKLTLGVAYRWDAAVSAMAGFQLTDGLYLGYGYDNETTRLRRYNSGSHEIFLRFELFKYNSKMTTPRFF